The Deltaproteobacteria bacterium genome includes a window with the following:
- the rlmB gene encoding 23S rRNA (guanosine(2251)-2'-O)-methyltransferase RlmB — protein MRTKQNTEILCGRNTVFEMLRAGKRKFLRVYWGIQSRDTKAEELRQMIQTRKIPVSECFGDKIRQISGSEDHQGIAAEVSIFQYADLESVANKAKEDPKGGFLVLLDEIQDPHNVGALIRTAHLCGASGLVLLKHRQVLVTHTVCKAASGAQEYLPIVQEVNLVNVINYLKENGFLIWGAAGGEGQSIFKIQPKFPIALVLGSEGRGLRRLVRENCDALVTIPMEGVLDSFNVSVAGGILMAELMRLRKCPTLV, from the coding sequence ATGAGAACGAAGCAAAATACAGAGATTCTGTGTGGACGCAACACCGTTTTTGAAATGCTACGCGCGGGCAAAAGAAAATTTTTGCGCGTTTATTGGGGGATTCAGTCGCGCGATACCAAAGCGGAAGAGTTGCGTCAGATGATTCAAACCAGAAAAATTCCGGTGTCGGAATGTTTCGGCGATAAAATAAGACAAATTTCAGGTTCGGAAGATCATCAGGGGATTGCGGCGGAAGTAAGCATTTTTCAATATGCCGATCTGGAGTCGGTAGCCAACAAAGCCAAAGAGGATCCAAAAGGGGGATTTTTGGTTCTTTTGGATGAGATTCAAGACCCTCATAATGTGGGTGCTTTAATCCGGACCGCGCATCTTTGCGGAGCTTCCGGACTTGTTTTGCTCAAGCATCGCCAAGTATTGGTTACGCACACCGTTTGTAAGGCGGCTTCAGGAGCGCAAGAATATCTTCCGATCGTTCAAGAGGTGAATCTGGTAAATGTGATTAACTATTTGAAAGAAAATGGGTTTTTAATATGGGGAGCCGCGGGTGGAGAGGGACAATCTATTTTTAAGATCCAACCAAAATTCCCAATCGCTCTTGTGTTGGGAAGTGAAGGACGAGGGTTACGCCGACTTGTCCGGGAAAACTGTGATGCGTTGGTCACCATTCCCATGGAAGGGGTGCTGGACTCTTTTAATGTCTCTGTCGCGGGCGGTATTTTGATGGCAGAGCTCATGCGCCTTCGTAAGTGTCCGACACTTGTGTGA
- a CDS encoding OmpH family outer membrane protein, with translation MFKKSLLLVTLGVLSLGVVTTLYAENTPAFKIAVVDFQKAINETEDGKKAEAQLNASLTEKKKKFDILKGELETMKQDFDKQRLVLSGQALEDKKQALQKKLMEVEQKWAGFEQELASAKTESLKKILTGLQSVVQTIGQKDGYTLILERSQGGVLFTSGAKDITPDVIKEYNAHPAKK, from the coding sequence ATGTTCAAGAAATCTCTCTTACTCGTCACTTTGGGGGTGTTGAGTCTCGGCGTTGTCACAACGCTTTATGCGGAAAATACACCGGCATTCAAAATCGCCGTTGTTGATTTTCAAAAAGCAATCAATGAAACTGAAGATGGAAAAAAAGCAGAAGCCCAGCTCAATGCTTCTTTGACCGAAAAGAAAAAGAAGTTTGACATCCTGAAAGGAGAACTGGAAACCATGAAACAGGATTTCGACAAACAACGTCTCGTGTTGAGCGGACAGGCTTTGGAAGATAAAAAACAGGCTCTTCAAAAGAAGTTGATGGAAGTGGAACAAAAATGGGCCGGTTTTGAGCAGGAATTGGCGAGCGCAAAAACAGAATCACTCAAGAAAATTTTAACCGGATTGCAATCGGTGGTTCAGACCATCGGTCAAAAAGATGGTTACACCCTTATTTTGGAAAGATCGCAGGGTGGGGTTTTGTTCACTTCGGGTGCAAAAGATATTACCCCCGATGTGATCAAAGAATATAACGCGCATCCGGCGAAAAAGTAG
- a CDS encoding FHA domain-containing protein → MSLSSKLLEILVCPQCKSRLAQVEGGRGLLCHHCLLKFPVREGIPVMLVEEASDMRGAGVPQKTAAAPVSVPQARTAPQTRTTPQAAKGAPQQAFGKNVIFRVVQGPDESMTFDLKSGTCRAIGRSSQDTTKTTVLNVDWALSLDEETKSLVLQYISQQFRKPQATQEAAHADQLGAFKRAPDVVLKDQTLSRLHAMIFFDDIGIGILDLVSKNGTFVNAEEIESRLLKKGDTIELGETKIIFEG, encoded by the coding sequence ATGTCCCTTTCGTCCAAATTATTGGAGATTCTTGTCTGCCCCCAGTGCAAGTCCCGGCTGGCGCAGGTAGAAGGGGGGCGTGGTCTGCTTTGTCATCACTGTCTTCTCAAATTTCCAGTGCGGGAAGGAATTCCTGTCATGTTGGTGGAAGAAGCTTCCGATATGCGTGGAGCTGGTGTTCCACAAAAGACCGCCGCCGCTCCTGTGTCTGTGCCGCAAGCGAGAACAGCACCACAAACCAGAACAACACCGCAGGCCGCCAAAGGCGCACCACAACAAGCTTTCGGGAAGAACGTTATTTTTCGCGTGGTGCAAGGTCCGGATGAATCCATGACTTTCGATTTGAAATCGGGGACGTGTCGCGCCATTGGGCGTTCTTCTCAAGACACAACCAAGACAACTGTTTTGAATGTTGATTGGGCCCTTTCGTTGGATGAAGAAACAAAAAGTCTTGTTTTGCAATATATCTCGCAACAATTTCGCAAACCTCAGGCAACTCAGGAAGCGGCACATGCGGATCAACTTGGGGCTTTCAAACGCGCGCCCGATGTAGTGCTCAAAGACCAAACGCTTTCGCGTCTTCATGCGATGATTTTCTTTGATGATATTGGCATCGGCATTCTGGATCTCGTCAGCAAAAATGGAACATTTGTTAACGCGGAAGAAATCGAATCCCGTCTTTTAAAAAAGGGAGATACAATCGAATTGGGCGAAACAAAAATTATTTTCGAGGGATAA